From Methanomassiliicoccus luminyensis B10, the proteins below share one genomic window:
- a CDS encoding HNH endonuclease — MVAEMIEHEGMVLLDRILSSNTEWSPRGSRVDPYMGVDEWIRDWMWHRIRSYVIERDNRVCQVCGEETEDLQVHHIVWKCHNGSDHPKNLMVVCERCHKQIHTKQLPLIMMQ, encoded by the coding sequence TTGGTCGCGGAGATGATAGAGCACGAAGGGATGGTGCTCCTGGATCGTATTTTGAGCTCCAACACGGAGTGGTCGCCCAGGGGCAGCCGCGTGGACCCATACATGGGTGTGGACGAATGGATAAGGGACTGGATGTGGCATCGCATCCGGAGCTATGTGATAGAGCGGGACAATCGTGTCTGCCAGGTGTGCGGCGAGGAGACCGAGGACCTTCAGGTCCATCACATCGTCTGGAAATGCCACAACGGGTCCGACCATCCCAAGAACCTGATGGTGGTATGCGAACGATGCCATAAGCAGATACATACGAAGCAGCTGCCGCTGATCATGATGCAGTGA
- a CDS encoding helix-turn-helix domain-containing protein produces the protein MTYIIVSIGIKHRDCWHANLSRALEATIIINYVYTLPNGQLYSNQTIMCKRTEEIEPLLRQMPEVQKFLTLSRSHGKAEVITWAEQSSVMDIITRANCVFVGPIVVENGVENWHVIAPTQKELQEAIHDLEQCADIAYIRHGYMSIHKNDLTERQLVALQAATEMGYFDTPRRASIREVAARMRISTSTASEHLRKAEEKILKGHVQEVMRFR, from the coding sequence ATGACCTACATCATTGTTAGCATAGGCATCAAGCACCGGGATTGCTGGCATGCCAACCTCTCTAGGGCGCTGGAGGCGACGATAATCATCAACTATGTTTACACGCTTCCGAACGGACAGCTCTACAGCAACCAGACCATAATGTGCAAGAGGACCGAGGAGATCGAGCCTTTGCTTCGTCAAATGCCTGAGGTTCAAAAATTCCTCACACTCTCCCGCTCACATGGGAAAGCGGAAGTGATCACGTGGGCCGAGCAAAGCTCTGTCATGGACATCATCACCAGGGCGAATTGCGTGTTCGTTGGACCGATCGTCGTTGAGAATGGTGTGGAGAATTGGCATGTCATCGCGCCTACCCAGAAAGAACTGCAAGAGGCCATCCATGATCTGGAACAATGCGCTGACATCGCGTATATCCGGCATGGCTATATGTCCATCCACAAGAACGATCTGACGGAACGGCAGCTCGTTGCTCTTCAGGCCGCAACCGAGATGGGTTACTTCGATACGCCTCGGCGGGCCTCCATCAGGGAAGTGGCCGCCAGGATGCGGATATCCACATCCACCGCGAGCGAACATCTTCGCAAAGCGGAAGAGAAGATACTGAAGGGCCACGTCCAAGAGGTCATGAGGTTCCGGTAA
- a CDS encoding VIT1/CCC1 transporter family protein: protein MVNDDGFMSRMRAVLDEPGTGPTLRRFFVNTIFDSTFVILGILIASAFSSEPNLRLVIVTITTSSVALGISTGISVFEAETMEQAIKMKDMERAMLTSLEDTHISKVSRLTIILISAVNFTAPIIAGAITLAPFLLVGSEDIRTAAYVSLALAIAILFVVGAVMGRAGERNPLAQGARMAVAGIGAFIVCYWIESLL, encoded by the coding sequence GTGGTCAATGACGACGGGTTCATGAGCCGCATGAGGGCGGTGCTCGATGAGCCGGGAACGGGCCCCACCCTCCGCCGCTTCTTCGTGAACACCATATTCGACAGCACCTTCGTCATCCTGGGCATCTTAATAGCCTCGGCGTTCTCCAGCGAGCCGAACCTCCGCCTGGTCATCGTGACCATCACCACCAGCAGCGTCGCGCTGGGGATCTCGACCGGCATCTCGGTGTTCGAGGCGGAGACCATGGAGCAGGCCATCAAGATGAAGGACATGGAGAGGGCCATGCTCACCTCGCTGGAGGACACTCATATCTCCAAGGTGTCCAGGCTGACCATCATCCTGATCTCGGCGGTGAACTTCACCGCGCCCATCATCGCGGGGGCGATCACCCTGGCGCCGTTCCTCCTGGTGGGGAGCGAGGACATCAGGACCGCCGCGTACGTGAGCCTGGCCTTGGCCATAGCCATCCTCTTCGTGGTGGGGGCCGTCATGGGCCGGGCAGGGGAGAGGAACCCCCTGGCACAGGGGGCGCGCATGGCCGTGGCCGGCATCGGCGCGTTCATCGTCTGCTACTGGATTGAGTCGCTGCTGTGA
- the hypE gene encoding hydrogenase expression/formation protein HypE produces MNRVTMGHGAGGELMHELLSLHIIPFLPQFPVEVPLRSFDDSAVVDDVVFTTDGHTVKPLFFPGGDIGSLSVCGTVNDISVMGATPLAMALSLILEEGLDIDVLEKVVKSIGQYSELAGVPVVTGDTKVLEPGAVDSMVVTTSAIGKRSPYMDHNLQVAREYRPVTSKWLTDDNIQDGDAIIVTGTLGDHGIALLSFREGYGFETEVKSDVAPLNKLIEDVLKVGGAVSMKDPTRGGFANAINEWSFKSRVGVVIEETAVPISEPVRNACELLGLDPLTIGNEGKAVIGCVPEMAEEILKALRKSPLGKNAAIVGKATKRFERVVLHTEVGGHRILEPPVGDPVPRIC; encoded by the coding sequence ATGAACAGGGTCACCATGGGGCACGGCGCCGGGGGCGAGCTCATGCACGAGCTGCTGTCCCTGCACATCATCCCCTTCCTTCCTCAATTCCCCGTAGAGGTCCCGCTTCGCTCTTTCGACGACTCCGCGGTCGTGGACGATGTCGTCTTCACCACCGACGGCCATACCGTCAAGCCGCTGTTCTTCCCCGGGGGGGACATCGGCTCCCTGTCGGTGTGCGGAACCGTGAACGACATCTCGGTCATGGGCGCCACCCCGCTGGCCATGGCGTTGTCCTTGATCCTCGAGGAGGGGCTGGACATCGATGTCCTGGAGAAAGTGGTGAAGTCGATCGGCCAGTACTCCGAGCTGGCCGGCGTTCCCGTGGTGACGGGCGATACCAAGGTCTTGGAGCCCGGCGCGGTGGACAGCATGGTGGTCACGACCTCGGCCATAGGGAAGAGGAGCCCCTACATGGACCACAACCTGCAGGTGGCGAGGGAGTACCGTCCGGTGACCTCCAAGTGGCTCACCGACGACAATATACAGGACGGCGACGCCATCATCGTCACCGGCACCCTGGGCGATCACGGGATCGCCCTGCTGTCGTTCCGCGAGGGCTATGGCTTCGAGACGGAGGTCAAGAGCGACGTGGCGCCGCTCAACAAGCTCATCGAGGATGTGCTGAAGGTCGGCGGCGCGGTGAGCATGAAGGACCCCACCCGGGGCGGGTTCGCCAACGCCATCAATGAATGGTCCTTCAAGTCCAGGGTCGGCGTGGTGATCGAGGAGACCGCCGTGCCCATCTCCGAGCCGGTGCGGAACGCCTGCGAGCTGCTCGGCCTCGACCCCCTGACCATCGGGAACGAGGGGAAGGCGGTCATAGGGTGCGTTCCGGAGATGGCCGAGGAGATTCTCAAGGCACTGAGGAAGAGCCCGCTGGGCAAGAACGCCGCCATCGTGGGCAAGGCCACCAAGCGCTTCGAGAGGGTCGTCCTCCACACCGAGGTCGGCGGGCACAGGATACTCGAACCGCCCGTGGGAGACCCGGTCCCCCGCATCTGCTGA